In bacterium, a single genomic region encodes these proteins:
- a CDS encoding Gfo/Idh/MocA family oxidoreductase encodes MALEKTRIGIIGCGGIMYAYATAKDRLDILDIVACADLLPERARAKAEEFGIPKACSVDELLADPDIEIVVNLTIPRVHAEISLAALQAGKHAYSEKPLGVTREQGRAILALAQEQGLRVGCAPDTFLGAGGQTCRKLLDDGWIGEPIGASAFMMCHGPERWHADPDFFYHPGAGPLFDMGPYYLTALTNLLGPTASVAASATISFPERVIGSQPHYGEVIRVDTPTHVNGLLQFAGGAVGTISTSFDVWASTHVPIEIYGTEGTMVVPDPNSFGGPVRLRRCEHTEWTEVPLTHGYAEQNRGLGLADMAYAIRSGRPHRASGELAYHVLDIMHTLYEASDQRQYVEVCSSVGRPEPFPVGLQPRTLDA; translated from the coding sequence ATGGCGCTTGAGAAGACCCGCATCGGCATCATCGGCTGCGGCGGCATCATGTATGCGTACGCCACCGCCAAGGACCGTCTGGACATCCTGGACATCGTCGCCTGCGCAGACCTCCTGCCCGAACGGGCGCGGGCGAAGGCGGAGGAGTTCGGCATCCCCAAGGCGTGCAGCGTGGACGAGCTGCTGGCCGACCCCGACATCGAGATCGTCGTCAACCTGACCATCCCCAGGGTCCATGCCGAGATCTCCCTCGCGGCCCTGCAGGCCGGCAAGCACGCCTACAGCGAGAAGCCGCTGGGCGTCACGCGCGAGCAGGGGCGGGCGATCCTGGCCCTGGCCCAGGAGCAGGGCCTGCGGGTCGGCTGCGCGCCCGACACCTTCCTGGGCGCCGGCGGCCAGACGTGCCGCAAGCTGCTGGACGACGGCTGGATCGGCGAGCCCATCGGCGCCAGCGCCTTCATGATGTGCCACGGGCCCGAGCGCTGGCACGCCGACCCCGACTTCTTCTATCACCCCGGCGCCGGCCCGCTGTTCGACATGGGGCCGTACTACCTGACGGCGCTGACGAACCTGCTGGGCCCGACCGCCAGCGTGGCCGCCTCCGCCACGATCTCCTTCCCCGAGCGCGTCATCGGCTCGCAGCCGCACTACGGCGAGGTCATCCGGGTGGACACTCCCACGCACGTCAACGGCCTGCTGCAGTTCGCCGGCGGCGCGGTGGGCACCATCTCCACGAGCTTTGATGTCTGGGCCAGCACGCACGTGCCGATCGAGATCTACGGGACCGAGGGCACGATGGTGGTGCCGGACCCGAACTCCTTCGGCGGGCCGGTGCGCCTGAGGCGCTGCGAGCACACGGAGTGGACCGAGGTGCCGCTGACGCACGGCTACGCCGAGCAGAACCGCGGCCTGGGCCTGGCGGACATGGCCTACGCGATCCGCTCGGGCCGGCCGCACCGCGCCAGTGGCGAGCTGGCCTACCACGTCCTGGACATCATGCACACGCTCTACGAGGCCTCGGACCAGCGCCAGTATGTGGAAGTCTGCAGCAGCGTCGGGCGCCCGGAGCCCTTCCCGGTGGGCCTGCAGCCGCGCACGCTGGACGCGTAG
- a CDS encoding insulinase family protein translates to MRRALWLSLWLCLATWALAAPRQEVLDNGLTVVLDEDHSAPVATVQLFVGTGSVREGEYLGTGISHLLEHVISDGSQTRTREQIEQEQARLGNNANAYTSTDVVSYYVITSGPQTLAALDHLADFVFHPTFPAEAVQTQQGIIAREMARGQDDPGRELYYEFAGLMFRVSPAGARIIGTLDQFQRLTRDDLVRLHQRYYAPGNMVLTVVGDFDTATVLGHIRQTLAPLPERVTPRAALPSEPPQLSPRRSERHQAGLSRAYFMLGYPTVSLFSPDMYPLDVAAYVLTNGGASRLVSQLRDEQGLVDAVSSASATPAYDAGYFAVSAETTPEKVAAAEQAILAALQRLGREPVSAAELARAKRQKEADLVFSGVTTQGRAERYGNDLLTAGDLHFSERYVEGIRRVTAADIQRVARRYFIPAHYNFALLAPPEASPTAATPSAQAPSASAAASIHEARLSNGLRLLVQENHAVPVVNFFAAAPGGLRYESERNAGLTSLMSAMLVRGTRTRSRLQIAQALENVGGVLSPYSGRNSFGVSAQVRSEDLPLALTLAADVLAHPTFPEEELQQQKQLQLAALAARADDVDTWASDLMLQTLFAQYPYRTPTAGKRESVERLTRQDLLSFHQALVRPETMVLAIFGDTTPAQAQALAERAFGQMQGHGATLQPAPAEPPPAEPRVQTVARAQQQAIITYGFRAGTVTDASRYARDVMTAVFAGLGYPGGRLHTALRGAQLVYATWAYAVPGPDTGFYVIYAGTAPEKAAAAQQRIEQLVRELQAQPPTAEELALAKTVAIANHAVGLESSGDRAQAVALDVLYGLGPGEIFRYADEINKVTAAQVQEQARTILDWPHRVQIVTTPQQDRP, encoded by the coding sequence ATGCGCAGAGCACTGTGGCTGTCACTGTGGCTGTGTCTGGCGACGTGGGCGCTGGCCGCGCCCCGGCAGGAAGTGCTCGACAACGGGCTGACCGTGGTGCTCGATGAAGATCACAGCGCACCGGTCGCCACGGTGCAGCTCTTCGTGGGCACCGGGAGCGTCCGGGAGGGGGAGTACCTGGGGACCGGCATCAGCCACCTGCTCGAGCACGTCATCAGCGACGGCAGCCAGACGCGGACCCGCGAGCAGATCGAGCAGGAGCAGGCGCGCCTGGGCAACAACGCCAACGCCTACACCAGCACCGATGTCGTCAGCTACTATGTCATCACCTCGGGGCCGCAGACCCTCGCGGCCCTGGACCACCTGGCCGACTTCGTCTTCCACCCGACGTTCCCGGCCGAGGCCGTGCAGACCCAGCAGGGGATCATCGCCCGCGAGATGGCCCGGGGCCAGGACGACCCCGGCCGCGAGCTGTACTACGAGTTCGCCGGGCTGATGTTCCGCGTCTCGCCGGCCGGCGCGCGGATCATCGGCACCCTCGACCAGTTCCAGCGCCTGACGCGCGACGACCTGGTCCGGCTCCACCAGCGGTACTACGCCCCCGGCAACATGGTGCTGACAGTCGTCGGTGACTTCGATACCGCCACGGTGCTGGGCCACATCCGCCAGACGCTGGCCCCGCTGCCCGAGCGCGTGACCCCACGCGCGGCGCTGCCGTCCGAGCCGCCGCAACTATCGCCCCGCCGCTCCGAGCGCCACCAGGCCGGCCTGTCACGGGCGTACTTCATGCTCGGCTATCCCACCGTCAGCCTCTTCAGCCCCGACATGTACCCGCTCGATGTCGCGGCCTACGTGCTGACCAACGGTGGCGCCTCGCGGCTCGTGTCGCAGCTCCGTGATGAGCAGGGCCTCGTGGATGCCGTCAGCAGCGCCTCGGCCACGCCGGCATACGACGCGGGCTACTTCGCCGTGTCCGCCGAGACGACGCCGGAGAAGGTCGCCGCCGCCGAGCAGGCGATCCTCGCCGCGCTCCAGCGTCTCGGGCGCGAGCCGGTGTCGGCCGCCGAGCTGGCCCGCGCCAAGCGCCAGAAGGAAGCCGACCTCGTGTTCTCGGGCGTGACGACGCAGGGCCGGGCCGAGCGCTACGGCAACGACCTGCTGACCGCCGGCGACCTGCACTTCTCCGAGCGCTACGTCGAGGGCATCCGCCGCGTCACGGCCGCCGACATCCAGCGCGTCGCCCGCCGCTACTTCATCCCCGCCCACTACAACTTTGCGCTCCTCGCGCCCCCCGAGGCATCACCGACGGCCGCCACGCCGTCTGCCCAAGCCCCGTCCGCGAGCGCCGCCGCGAGCATCCACGAGGCGAGGCTGAGCAACGGCCTCCGGCTGCTCGTGCAAGAGAACCACGCCGTACCGGTCGTGAACTTCTTCGCGGCCGCCCCCGGCGGCCTGCGCTACGAGTCCGAGCGCAACGCCGGCCTCACCAGCCTGATGTCCGCGATGCTCGTGCGGGGCACCAGGACCCGCAGCCGCCTGCAGATCGCCCAGGCGCTCGAGAACGTCGGCGGGGTGCTGTCGCCGTACTCGGGCCGCAACAGCTTCGGCGTGTCGGCACAGGTCCGCAGCGAGGACCTGCCCCTCGCCCTGACCCTCGCCGCCGACGTGCTGGCCCACCCGACCTTCCCGGAGGAGGAACTGCAGCAGCAGAAGCAACTGCAGCTTGCCGCCCTCGCGGCGCGGGCCGATGACGTGGACACCTGGGCCAGCGACCTGATGCTCCAGACGCTCTTTGCGCAGTACCCGTACCGCACCCCCACTGCTGGAAAAAGAGAGAGTGTCGAGCGCCTGACGCGCCAGGACCTGCTGTCCTTCCACCAGGCCCTCGTCCGGCCCGAGACGATGGTGCTCGCCATCTTCGGTGACACGACCCCGGCGCAGGCCCAGGCCCTCGCCGAGCGCGCGTTCGGGCAGATGCAGGGCCATGGCGCCACGCTGCAGCCAGCGCCCGCCGAGCCGCCCCCGGCCGAGCCGCGCGTCCAGACCGTCGCCCGCGCCCAGCAGCAGGCAATCATCACCTACGGCTTCCGGGCCGGGACCGTGACCGACGCGAGCCGCTACGCGCGGGATGTGATGACCGCGGTGTTCGCCGGCCTGGGCTACCCGGGCGGGCGGCTGCACACCGCGCTGCGCGGCGCCCAGCTCGTCTACGCCACGTGGGCGTACGCCGTGCCCGGCCCCGACACCGGCTTCTATGTGATCTACGCGGGCACCGCCCCCGAGAAGGCCGCTGCGGCGCAGCAGCGGATCGAGCAGCTCGTCCGCGAGCTACAGGCCCAGCCGCCGACCGCCGAGGAGCTGGCCCTCGCCAAGACCGTGGCCATCGCCAACCACGCCGTCGGCCTCGAGAGCAGCGGCGACCGCGCGCAGGCGGTGGCTCTCGACGTGCTGTACGGCCTCGGCCCCGGCGAGATCTTCCGCTATGCCGATGAGATCAACAAGGTGACGGCCGCGCAGGTCCAGGAGCAGGCCCGCACGATCCTCGACTGGCCCCACCGGGTGCAGATCGTCACCACACCGCA